Proteins from one Molothrus aeneus isolate 106 chromosome 27, BPBGC_Maene_1.0, whole genome shotgun sequence genomic window:
- the TMEM38A gene encoding trimeric intracellular cation channel type A, whose translation MDLAEALPLGELAAAFAALPVFPLFDTAYFIISVLYLKYEPGAVEMSRRSPFASWLCAMLHCFGSYILADLLLGEAPIAYFSHNSSVILATAVWYLTFFCPMNLFYKCVSFLPVKLILVAMKEVVRVRKISAGVHHAHHLYHHGWFVMLATGWLKGSGVALMSNFEQLLRGVWKPETNEILHMSFPTKASLYGTVLFTLQQTHWLPISEANLIFFFSMFMIVCKVFMTATHSHSSPFAPLENLICPVLFGSVSSGHPSHQHDHHGASHEVSHPPPPPPPAKSKEELNEGTRKRKAKKAE comes from the exons ATGGATCTGGCGGAGGCGCTGCCCCTCGGGGAGCTGGCGGCCGCCTTCGCCGCGCTGCCGGTGTTCCCGCTGTTCGACACCGCCTATTTCATCATCTCCGTCCTCTACCTCAAGTACGAGCCCG GAGCCGTGGAGATGTCCCGGAGGAGCCCTTTTGCCTCCTGGCTCTGTGCTATGCTCCACTGCTTTGGGAGCTACATCCTGGCTgatctgctgctgggagaggcaccCATTGCCTACTTCAGCCACAACTCCAGTGTCATCCTGGCCACAGCAGTGTG GTACCTGACATTCTTCTGCCCCATGAACCTCTTCTACAAGTGTGTCAGCTTCCTGCCCGTGAAGCTCATCCTGGTGGCCATGAAGGAGGTGGTTCGGGTGCGCAAGATCTCGGCCGGGGTGCACCACGCCCACCACCTCTACCACCACGGCTGGTTCGTCATGCTGGCCACGGGATGGCTCAAAG GTTCTGGTGTGGCCTTGATGTCAAACTTTGAGCAGCTGCTGCGTGGGGTCTGGAAGcctgaaacaaatgaaattctTCACATGTCCTT CCCTACAAAGGCCAGTCTGTATGGTACAGTCCTCTTCACCCTGCAGCAGACTCACTGGCTCCCCATCTCTGAAGCCAACCTCATCTTCTTTTTCAGCATGTTCATGATAGTCTGCAAG GTTTTCATGACGGCCACTCACTCCCACTCCTCACCCTTTGCTCCGCTGGAAAACCTCATCTGCCCAGTCCTCTTTGGCTCCGTCTCCAGTGGGCACCCAAGCCACCAGCACGACCACCACGGGGCCTCCCATGAGGTttcccaccctcctcctcctcctcctcctgccaagTCCAAAGAGGAGCTGAACGAAGGCACCAGgaaaaggaaggcaaaaaaagctgaataa
- the SMIM7 gene encoding small integral membrane protein 7 yields MIGDLLLCGTLLVNAGAVLNFRLRRRDTEGFGEEQREPTTGDNIREFLLSLRYFRIFIALWNIFMMFCMIVLFGS; encoded by the exons ATGATCGGGGACCTGCTGCTCTGCGG GACGCTGCTGGTGAACGCCGGTGCCGTGCTCAACTTCAGGCT gaggaggagggacacGGAGGGATTcggagaggagcagagggaacccACGACCG GTGACAATATCAGAGAGTTCTTGCTGAGTCTCAGGTATTTCCGAATCTTCATTGCCTTGTGGAATATCTTCATGATGTTCTGCATGATTGT GTTATTTGGATCTTGA